One genomic window of Nicotiana sylvestris chromosome 10, ASM39365v2, whole genome shotgun sequence includes the following:
- the LOC138879179 gene encoding uncharacterized protein — protein sequence MAAPPNFEEGQSTYRPPRFNSQYYSWWKTRMHDFIMVEDSKLWDVICDGPHVPMKKVGDSGVMVPKTRKEYSDIDRKVVKKNFCAKKILVCGIGPDEYNRISACLSAKEIWEALQTVHEGTTQVK from the coding sequence atggctgctccacctaactttgaagaaggacaatcaacctacagacctcctagATTCAATAGTCAGTACTACAGCTGGTGGAAAACTCgtatgcatgattttataatggTAGAAGACTCTAAGTTGTGGGACgtcatttgtgatggtccacatgttcctatgaagAAGGTTGGAGACTCCGGAGTAATGGTTCCAAAAACCAGAAAAGAATACAGCGATATTGATAGAAAAGTTGTTAAGAAGAACTTTTGTGCCAAGAAGATCTTGGTATGTGgtataggacctgatgagtacaataGAATCTCAGCCTGTCTATCTGCCAAGGAAATTTGGGAAGCATTGCAAACGGTACATGAGGGAACTACTCAGGTTAAATAG
- the LOC104224517 gene encoding heavy metal-associated isoprenylated plant protein 30-like, producing the protein MPRGRPLSLQTVELKVRMCCPGCERVVKDAMLKLRGIDSVEVDVEMEKVTVVGYIDRKKVLKAVRRTGKRAEFWPYPNPPLYFTSSNNYFKDTTIEYKESYNYWRHGYNATEKHGTLPVSQRGDDKVSNLFNDDNVYSCSLM; encoded by the exons ATGCCTAGGGGTCGACCACTTTCTTTGCAG ACGGTGGAACTCAAAGTAAGGATGTGTTGCCCAGGCTGCGAGAGAGTCGTCAAAGACGCTATGCTCAAGCTTAGAG GGATAGACTCGGTGGAGGTGGACGTAGAGATGGAGAAGGTAACAGTGGTGGGATACATTGATCGGAAAAAGGTGCTAAAGGCAGTGAGAAGAACAGGAAAGAGGGCAGAATTCTGGCCATATCCAAATCCACCCTTGTATTTCACATCTTCAAATAACTATTTCAAAGATACAACGATAGAGTACAAAGAGAGCTACAATTACTGGAGGCATGGCTATAATGCCACTGAAAAGCATGGCACTTTACCTGTTAGTCAACGAGGAGATGACAAAGTTAGCAACTTGTTTAATGATGATAATGTCTATTCCTGTTCTCTCATGTGA